A genomic region of Denticeps clupeoides chromosome 9, fDenClu1.1, whole genome shotgun sequence contains the following coding sequences:
- the cobll1b gene encoding cordon-bleu protein-like 1b isoform X1, translated as MDEPGLEEGSPRRRAPHARRSSKSKAPPPPPAVTGLDGTPCCSRVPGYPHMGMEQEENLLDRDLTLVVVLPEGVEKTAVVHGSQPVMDLLVMLCAKYHLNPSAHTVELISANRNHIKYKPNSLMGTLEAEKVLIKPKGCEDKNRKAVPQMPEVTVRLVINYKKTQKTILRVSPKVPLGELLRGICEKCEFDWRTTILLRDVHSEEPLDLNCSLNDYEIRELYAMPTKVSSPKDFPPSPTHSDPHSPGRDRSERENRGLLGMFRKSRKKPDQATAASAPVSPVLRRQRPVSMSSLCTQSPTYNSNTMPSDVPKKRRAPLPPGMLSQSVPSDLGDSHLEAQHDGNQDRAALGRGSSSESSLRKTKRKAPPPPVPPAATSPSEAQSERSSTGCASHDALGAPLQDTLEGIEEQEETGPPDTCHSPDGDSGSLDLSVDSGRPGAASPSCDADMLSLATCEDAGEDRSCDLSSHGDSLADASGRDEEFGDQTANAGMQVDLHHDEDGFAGQPKEPGQDGSPEAVSTTQEASVAPTQAETGTQTAGGANAESSPRGLDHLPPPPAGSSSPDLPAPGPAGLKRDMATSTEELRALGSGPVDRRYPAATSVKGGPVYFTEAEPKPKPSNELTRDYIPKVGMTTYTIVPQKSLEKLRFFEVELTLEAPAIPAGTERAATSPDQVSTGAKAVGSLAKNCASAPPPGSAVELRSSPHRPDLPPPPPPPAATPPASATTEELVQAGSTAAEVKEKKVPPATKPKPASFRLPQHKRTPGFYVTSAAEKDPGSPTKVQSPRAAGEADGSVPLPPPPVFVEEDEARGPKRSPAEAGGPPASPSLSLEKLRSFAAPRPYTPAVTSRFAQAVSSAVKRSQSLGHAPAIQSAHKVPFHSLSDHSPVTELSPPFKSKAMDNGETGEKSPGLRGGSVFATCPSTEALRSSAVVVPVPCPSVMVMEGSASLPTANEE; from the exons AAGATCATCTAAGAGCAAAGCCCCTCCGCCTCCACCGGCCGTGACGGGCCTTGATGGTACACCTTGCTGCTCTAGAGTGCCAGGTTACCCTCACATGGgcatggagcaggaggagaaccTGCTGGACCGGGACTTGACCCTGGTGGTGGTGTTGCCTGAGGGAGTGGAGAAGACGGCTGTGGTGCATGGAAG CCAACCCGTGATGGACCTGCTGGTCATGCTCTGCGCGAAGTACCACCTCAACCCATCGGCGCACACCGTCGAGCTCATCTCGGCCAACAGGAACCACATCAAATACAAACCCAACTCCCTCATGGGAACCCTGGAGGCAGAGAAGGTCCTAATCAAGCCAAAGGGATGCGAAGATAAGAACCGAAAGGCCGTCCCTCAGATGCCGGAG GTAACCGTGCGCCTGGTAATAAACTACAAGAAGACGCAGAAGACCATTCTCAGAGTCAGCCCGAAAGTGCCACTCGGTGAACTCCTTCGCGGCATCtgtgaaaaatgtgaatttgactGGAGGACGACGATCTTGCTGAGGGACGTCCATTCGGAGGAGCCACTGGACCTCAACTGTTCCCTAAACGACTATGAGATTCGGGAACTTTATGCCATGCCCACGAAAG TTTCAAGCCCAAAGGACTTCCCTCCCTCACCAACGCATTCAG ATCCACACTCACCTGGAAGGGACAGGAGCGAGAGGGAAAACAGAGGGCTGCTCGGCATGTTCCGGAAGAGCCGGAAGAAGCCGGACCAG GCCACGGCGGCGAGCGCGCCGGTGTCCCCAGTGCTGAGGAGGCAGCGGCCGGTCAGCATGAGCTCCCTCTGCACGCAGTCGCCGACGTAcaactccaacaccatgccgtCCGACGTCCCGAAGAAGAGGCGGGCGCCGCTGCCCCCGGGGATGTTGTCGCAGAGCGTGCCCTCTGACCTCGGCGACTCCCATCTGGAAGCTCAGCATGATGGGAACCAG gaCAGAGCCGCGTTGGGTCGGGGGTCGTCATCTGAGTCGTCTCTGAGGAAGACAAAGCGgaaagctcctcctcctccggtgCCGCCTGCTGCTACGTCCCCATCCGAAGCGCAGTCAGAACGGAGTTCAACAG GCTGTGCTTCCCATGATGCTCTAGGAGCCCCGCTGCAGGACACCCTGGAGGGGATAGAGGAACAGGAAGAGACGGGACCACCAGACACCTGTCACTCTCCGGACGGGGACAGCGGGAGCCTCGACCTCTCGGTGGACTCCGGGAGGCCGGGCGCCGCCTCGCCATCGTGCGACGCGGACATGCTGAGCCTGGCGACGTGCGAGGACGCGGGGGAAGATCGGTCGTGTGACCTGTCCTCGCATGGCGA CAGCCTGGCGGACGCTTCAGGGAGAGACGAGGAGTTCGGCGATCAAACGGCAAATGCAGGGATGCAGGTGGATCTTCACCACGACGAGGATG GATTTGCCGGGCAACCCAAGGAGCCGGGGCAGGACGGGAGCCCAGAAGCCGTTTCAACCACTCAGGAAGCCAGTGTGGCGCCCACACAGGCCGAGACCGGGACACAGACTGCGGGCGGGGCCAACGCTGAAAGCTCTCCTCGGGGTCTGGACCACCTCCCGCCACCTCCCGCAGGCTCCTCCAGCCCTGATCTTCCAGCACCCGGGCCGGCTGGCCTTAAGAGGGACATGGCCACGTCTACGGAGGAGCTCCGCGCTCTGGGCAGTGGCCCGGTTGACCGCCGTTATCCTGCTGCTACTTCGGTTAAAGGAGGGCCCGTCTACTTCACCGAGGCTGAGCCCAAACCAAAGCCATCCAACGAGCTGACCAGGGACTACATACCCAAGGTGGGCATGACCACCTACACCATAGTGCCTCAGAAGTCCCTGGAGAAGCTCCGCTTCTTCGAGGTGGAACTGACACTGGAGGCACCTGCCATTCCTGCGGGGACGGAGAGAGCGGCAACAAGTCCAGACCAAGTGTCAACGGGAGCCAAGGCCGTGGGAAGTTTGGCGAAGAACTGCGCTTCTGCTCCGCCACCAGGGAGCGCAGTCGAGCTGAGGAGCTCACCTCACAGGCCAGATttgcccccaccaccaccaccacccgccGCGACACCTCCAGCCAGCGCCACCACTGAAGAGCTGGTCCAGGCCGGATCCACGGCAGCAGAGGTCAAGGAGAAGAAGGTTCCACCCGCAACTAAGCCCAAACCTGCCTCTTTCCGCTTGCCGCAGCACAAAAGAACGCCGGGGTTTTACGTGACCTCGGCAGCGGAGAAGGATCCGGGCAGTCCAACGAAAGTCCAGAGCCCTCGGGCCGCGGGCGAAGCCGACGGGAGCGTTCCTCTTCCACCCCCACCCGTGTTCGTGGAAGAGGACGAGGCGCGAGGGCCCAAACGCAGTCCGGCGGAGGCCGGCGGCCCCCCGGCCTCGCCCAGCCTCAGCCTGGAGAAGCTCCGCAGCTTCGCGGCGCCGCGGCCCTACACCCCCGCCGTGACCTCGCGCTTCGCCCAGGCCGTGTCCTCTGCCGTCAAGAGGTCCCAGTCCCTTGGCCACGCCCCCGCGATTCAAAGTGCTCACAAGGTGCCTTTCCATTCGCTGTCTGACCACAGTCCAGTCACAGAGCTGTCGCCTCCCTTCAAGAGCAAG GCGATGGACAACGGCGAGACCGGAGAAAAGAGCCCGGGCCTTCGCGGCGGCAGTGTCTTCGCCACTTGCCCGTCCACCGAAGCGCTTCGGAGCAGCGCGGTTGTT gtGCCGGTCCCGTGTCCGTCTGTGATGGTGATGGAGGGTTCGGCCAGCCTGCCGACAGCCAATGAGGAGTAG
- the cobll1b gene encoding cordon-bleu protein-like 1b isoform X2, with translation MDEPGLEEGSPRRRAPHARRSSKSKAPPPPPAVTGLDGTPCCSRVPGYPHMGMEQEENLLDRDLTLVVVLPEGVEKTAVVHGSQPVMDLLVMLCAKYHLNPSAHTVELISANRNHIKYKPNSLMGTLEAEKVLIKPKGCEDKNRKAVPQMPEVTVRLVINYKKTQKTILRVSPKVPLGELLRGICEKCEFDWRTTILLRDVHSEEPLDLNCSLNDYEIRELYAMPTKVSSPKDFPPSPTHSDPHSPGRDRSERENRGLLGMFRKSRKKPDQATAASAPVSPVLRRQRPVSMSSLCTQSPTYNSNTMPSDVPKKRRAPLPPGMLSQSVPSDLGDSHLEAQHDGNQDRAALGRGSSSESSLRKTKRKAPPPPVPPAATSPSEAQSERSSTGCASHDALGAPLQDTLEGIEEQEETGPPDTCHSPDGDSGSLDLSVDSGRPGAASPSCDADMLSLATCEDAGEDRSCDLSSHGDLADASGRDEEFGDQTANAGMQVDLHHDEDGFAGQPKEPGQDGSPEAVSTTQEASVAPTQAETGTQTAGGANAESSPRGLDHLPPPPAGSSSPDLPAPGPAGLKRDMATSTEELRALGSGPVDRRYPAATSVKGGPVYFTEAEPKPKPSNELTRDYIPKVGMTTYTIVPQKSLEKLRFFEVELTLEAPAIPAGTERAATSPDQVSTGAKAVGSLAKNCASAPPPGSAVELRSSPHRPDLPPPPPPPAATPPASATTEELVQAGSTAAEVKEKKVPPATKPKPASFRLPQHKRTPGFYVTSAAEKDPGSPTKVQSPRAAGEADGSVPLPPPPVFVEEDEARGPKRSPAEAGGPPASPSLSLEKLRSFAAPRPYTPAVTSRFAQAVSSAVKRSQSLGHAPAIQSAHKVPFHSLSDHSPVTELSPPFKSKAMDNGETGEKSPGLRGGSVFATCPSTEALRSSAVVVPVPCPSVMVMEGSASLPTANEE, from the exons AAGATCATCTAAGAGCAAAGCCCCTCCGCCTCCACCGGCCGTGACGGGCCTTGATGGTACACCTTGCTGCTCTAGAGTGCCAGGTTACCCTCACATGGgcatggagcaggaggagaaccTGCTGGACCGGGACTTGACCCTGGTGGTGGTGTTGCCTGAGGGAGTGGAGAAGACGGCTGTGGTGCATGGAAG CCAACCCGTGATGGACCTGCTGGTCATGCTCTGCGCGAAGTACCACCTCAACCCATCGGCGCACACCGTCGAGCTCATCTCGGCCAACAGGAACCACATCAAATACAAACCCAACTCCCTCATGGGAACCCTGGAGGCAGAGAAGGTCCTAATCAAGCCAAAGGGATGCGAAGATAAGAACCGAAAGGCCGTCCCTCAGATGCCGGAG GTAACCGTGCGCCTGGTAATAAACTACAAGAAGACGCAGAAGACCATTCTCAGAGTCAGCCCGAAAGTGCCACTCGGTGAACTCCTTCGCGGCATCtgtgaaaaatgtgaatttgactGGAGGACGACGATCTTGCTGAGGGACGTCCATTCGGAGGAGCCACTGGACCTCAACTGTTCCCTAAACGACTATGAGATTCGGGAACTTTATGCCATGCCCACGAAAG TTTCAAGCCCAAAGGACTTCCCTCCCTCACCAACGCATTCAG ATCCACACTCACCTGGAAGGGACAGGAGCGAGAGGGAAAACAGAGGGCTGCTCGGCATGTTCCGGAAGAGCCGGAAGAAGCCGGACCAG GCCACGGCGGCGAGCGCGCCGGTGTCCCCAGTGCTGAGGAGGCAGCGGCCGGTCAGCATGAGCTCCCTCTGCACGCAGTCGCCGACGTAcaactccaacaccatgccgtCCGACGTCCCGAAGAAGAGGCGGGCGCCGCTGCCCCCGGGGATGTTGTCGCAGAGCGTGCCCTCTGACCTCGGCGACTCCCATCTGGAAGCTCAGCATGATGGGAACCAG gaCAGAGCCGCGTTGGGTCGGGGGTCGTCATCTGAGTCGTCTCTGAGGAAGACAAAGCGgaaagctcctcctcctccggtgCCGCCTGCTGCTACGTCCCCATCCGAAGCGCAGTCAGAACGGAGTTCAACAG GCTGTGCTTCCCATGATGCTCTAGGAGCCCCGCTGCAGGACACCCTGGAGGGGATAGAGGAACAGGAAGAGACGGGACCACCAGACACCTGTCACTCTCCGGACGGGGACAGCGGGAGCCTCGACCTCTCGGTGGACTCCGGGAGGCCGGGCGCCGCCTCGCCATCGTGCGACGCGGACATGCTGAGCCTGGCGACGTGCGAGGACGCGGGGGAAGATCGGTCGTGTGACCTGTCCTCGCATGGCGA CCTGGCGGACGCTTCAGGGAGAGACGAGGAGTTCGGCGATCAAACGGCAAATGCAGGGATGCAGGTGGATCTTCACCACGACGAGGATG GATTTGCCGGGCAACCCAAGGAGCCGGGGCAGGACGGGAGCCCAGAAGCCGTTTCAACCACTCAGGAAGCCAGTGTGGCGCCCACACAGGCCGAGACCGGGACACAGACTGCGGGCGGGGCCAACGCTGAAAGCTCTCCTCGGGGTCTGGACCACCTCCCGCCACCTCCCGCAGGCTCCTCCAGCCCTGATCTTCCAGCACCCGGGCCGGCTGGCCTTAAGAGGGACATGGCCACGTCTACGGAGGAGCTCCGCGCTCTGGGCAGTGGCCCGGTTGACCGCCGTTATCCTGCTGCTACTTCGGTTAAAGGAGGGCCCGTCTACTTCACCGAGGCTGAGCCCAAACCAAAGCCATCCAACGAGCTGACCAGGGACTACATACCCAAGGTGGGCATGACCACCTACACCATAGTGCCTCAGAAGTCCCTGGAGAAGCTCCGCTTCTTCGAGGTGGAACTGACACTGGAGGCACCTGCCATTCCTGCGGGGACGGAGAGAGCGGCAACAAGTCCAGACCAAGTGTCAACGGGAGCCAAGGCCGTGGGAAGTTTGGCGAAGAACTGCGCTTCTGCTCCGCCACCAGGGAGCGCAGTCGAGCTGAGGAGCTCACCTCACAGGCCAGATttgcccccaccaccaccaccacccgccGCGACACCTCCAGCCAGCGCCACCACTGAAGAGCTGGTCCAGGCCGGATCCACGGCAGCAGAGGTCAAGGAGAAGAAGGTTCCACCCGCAACTAAGCCCAAACCTGCCTCTTTCCGCTTGCCGCAGCACAAAAGAACGCCGGGGTTTTACGTGACCTCGGCAGCGGAGAAGGATCCGGGCAGTCCAACGAAAGTCCAGAGCCCTCGGGCCGCGGGCGAAGCCGACGGGAGCGTTCCTCTTCCACCCCCACCCGTGTTCGTGGAAGAGGACGAGGCGCGAGGGCCCAAACGCAGTCCGGCGGAGGCCGGCGGCCCCCCGGCCTCGCCCAGCCTCAGCCTGGAGAAGCTCCGCAGCTTCGCGGCGCCGCGGCCCTACACCCCCGCCGTGACCTCGCGCTTCGCCCAGGCCGTGTCCTCTGCCGTCAAGAGGTCCCAGTCCCTTGGCCACGCCCCCGCGATTCAAAGTGCTCACAAGGTGCCTTTCCATTCGCTGTCTGACCACAGTCCAGTCACAGAGCTGTCGCCTCCCTTCAAGAGCAAG GCGATGGACAACGGCGAGACCGGAGAAAAGAGCCCGGGCCTTCGCGGCGGCAGTGTCTTCGCCACTTGCCCGTCCACCGAAGCGCTTCGGAGCAGCGCGGTTGTT gtGCCGGTCCCGTGTCCGTCTGTGATGGTGATGGAGGGTTCGGCCAGCCTGCCGACAGCCAATGAGGAGTAG
- the cobll1b gene encoding cordon-bleu protein-like 1b isoform X4 has protein sequence MDEPGLEEGSPRRRAPHARRSSKSKAPPPPPAVTGLDGTPCCSRVPGYPHMGMEQEENLLDRDLTLVVVLPEGVEKTAVVHGSQPVMDLLVMLCAKYHLNPSAHTVELISANRNHIKYKPNSLMGTLEAEKVLIKPKGCEDKNRKAVPQMPEVTVRLVINYKKTQKTILRVSPKVPLGELLRGICEKCEFDWRTTILLRDVHSEEPLDLNCSLNDYEIRELYAMPTKVSSPKDFPPSPTHSDPHSPGRDRSERENRGLLGMFRKSRKKPDQATAASAPVSPVLRRQRPVSMSSLCTQSPTYNSNTMPSDVPKKRRAPLPPGMLSQSVPSDLGDSHLEAQHDGNQDRAALGRGSSSESSLRKTKRKAPPPPVPPAATSPSEAQSERSSTGCASHDALGAPLQDTLEGIEEQEETGPPDTCHSPDGDSGSLDLSVDSGRPGAASPSCDADMLSLATCEDAGEDRSCDLSSHGDSLADASGRDEEFGDQTANAGMQVDLHHDEDGFAGQPKEPGQDGSPEAVSTTQEASVAPTQAETGTQTAGGANAESSPRGLDHLPPPPAGSSSPDLPAPGPAGLKRDMATSTEELRALGSGPVDRRYPAATSVKGGPVYFTEAEPKPKPSNELTRDYIPKVGMTTYTIVPQKSLEKLRFFEVELTLEAPAIPAGTERAATSPDQVSTGAKAVGSLAKNCASAPPPGSAVELRSSPHRPDLPPPPPPPAATPPASATTEELVQAGSTAAEVKEKKVPPATKPKPASFRLPQHKRTPGFYVTSAAEKDPGSPTKVQSPRAAGEADGSVPLPPPPVFVEEDEARGPKRSPAEAGGPPASPSLSLEKLRSFAAPRPYTPAVTSRFAQAVSSAVKRSQSLGHAPAIQSAHKVPFHSLSDHSPVTELSPPFKSKVPVPCPSVMVMEGSASLPTANEE, from the exons AAGATCATCTAAGAGCAAAGCCCCTCCGCCTCCACCGGCCGTGACGGGCCTTGATGGTACACCTTGCTGCTCTAGAGTGCCAGGTTACCCTCACATGGgcatggagcaggaggagaaccTGCTGGACCGGGACTTGACCCTGGTGGTGGTGTTGCCTGAGGGAGTGGAGAAGACGGCTGTGGTGCATGGAAG CCAACCCGTGATGGACCTGCTGGTCATGCTCTGCGCGAAGTACCACCTCAACCCATCGGCGCACACCGTCGAGCTCATCTCGGCCAACAGGAACCACATCAAATACAAACCCAACTCCCTCATGGGAACCCTGGAGGCAGAGAAGGTCCTAATCAAGCCAAAGGGATGCGAAGATAAGAACCGAAAGGCCGTCCCTCAGATGCCGGAG GTAACCGTGCGCCTGGTAATAAACTACAAGAAGACGCAGAAGACCATTCTCAGAGTCAGCCCGAAAGTGCCACTCGGTGAACTCCTTCGCGGCATCtgtgaaaaatgtgaatttgactGGAGGACGACGATCTTGCTGAGGGACGTCCATTCGGAGGAGCCACTGGACCTCAACTGTTCCCTAAACGACTATGAGATTCGGGAACTTTATGCCATGCCCACGAAAG TTTCAAGCCCAAAGGACTTCCCTCCCTCACCAACGCATTCAG ATCCACACTCACCTGGAAGGGACAGGAGCGAGAGGGAAAACAGAGGGCTGCTCGGCATGTTCCGGAAGAGCCGGAAGAAGCCGGACCAG GCCACGGCGGCGAGCGCGCCGGTGTCCCCAGTGCTGAGGAGGCAGCGGCCGGTCAGCATGAGCTCCCTCTGCACGCAGTCGCCGACGTAcaactccaacaccatgccgtCCGACGTCCCGAAGAAGAGGCGGGCGCCGCTGCCCCCGGGGATGTTGTCGCAGAGCGTGCCCTCTGACCTCGGCGACTCCCATCTGGAAGCTCAGCATGATGGGAACCAG gaCAGAGCCGCGTTGGGTCGGGGGTCGTCATCTGAGTCGTCTCTGAGGAAGACAAAGCGgaaagctcctcctcctccggtgCCGCCTGCTGCTACGTCCCCATCCGAAGCGCAGTCAGAACGGAGTTCAACAG GCTGTGCTTCCCATGATGCTCTAGGAGCCCCGCTGCAGGACACCCTGGAGGGGATAGAGGAACAGGAAGAGACGGGACCACCAGACACCTGTCACTCTCCGGACGGGGACAGCGGGAGCCTCGACCTCTCGGTGGACTCCGGGAGGCCGGGCGCCGCCTCGCCATCGTGCGACGCGGACATGCTGAGCCTGGCGACGTGCGAGGACGCGGGGGAAGATCGGTCGTGTGACCTGTCCTCGCATGGCGA CAGCCTGGCGGACGCTTCAGGGAGAGACGAGGAGTTCGGCGATCAAACGGCAAATGCAGGGATGCAGGTGGATCTTCACCACGACGAGGATG GATTTGCCGGGCAACCCAAGGAGCCGGGGCAGGACGGGAGCCCAGAAGCCGTTTCAACCACTCAGGAAGCCAGTGTGGCGCCCACACAGGCCGAGACCGGGACACAGACTGCGGGCGGGGCCAACGCTGAAAGCTCTCCTCGGGGTCTGGACCACCTCCCGCCACCTCCCGCAGGCTCCTCCAGCCCTGATCTTCCAGCACCCGGGCCGGCTGGCCTTAAGAGGGACATGGCCACGTCTACGGAGGAGCTCCGCGCTCTGGGCAGTGGCCCGGTTGACCGCCGTTATCCTGCTGCTACTTCGGTTAAAGGAGGGCCCGTCTACTTCACCGAGGCTGAGCCCAAACCAAAGCCATCCAACGAGCTGACCAGGGACTACATACCCAAGGTGGGCATGACCACCTACACCATAGTGCCTCAGAAGTCCCTGGAGAAGCTCCGCTTCTTCGAGGTGGAACTGACACTGGAGGCACCTGCCATTCCTGCGGGGACGGAGAGAGCGGCAACAAGTCCAGACCAAGTGTCAACGGGAGCCAAGGCCGTGGGAAGTTTGGCGAAGAACTGCGCTTCTGCTCCGCCACCAGGGAGCGCAGTCGAGCTGAGGAGCTCACCTCACAGGCCAGATttgcccccaccaccaccaccacccgccGCGACACCTCCAGCCAGCGCCACCACTGAAGAGCTGGTCCAGGCCGGATCCACGGCAGCAGAGGTCAAGGAGAAGAAGGTTCCACCCGCAACTAAGCCCAAACCTGCCTCTTTCCGCTTGCCGCAGCACAAAAGAACGCCGGGGTTTTACGTGACCTCGGCAGCGGAGAAGGATCCGGGCAGTCCAACGAAAGTCCAGAGCCCTCGGGCCGCGGGCGAAGCCGACGGGAGCGTTCCTCTTCCACCCCCACCCGTGTTCGTGGAAGAGGACGAGGCGCGAGGGCCCAAACGCAGTCCGGCGGAGGCCGGCGGCCCCCCGGCCTCGCCCAGCCTCAGCCTGGAGAAGCTCCGCAGCTTCGCGGCGCCGCGGCCCTACACCCCCGCCGTGACCTCGCGCTTCGCCCAGGCCGTGTCCTCTGCCGTCAAGAGGTCCCAGTCCCTTGGCCACGCCCCCGCGATTCAAAGTGCTCACAAGGTGCCTTTCCATTCGCTGTCTGACCACAGTCCAGTCACAGAGCTGTCGCCTCCCTTCAAGAGCAAG gtGCCGGTCCCGTGTCCGTCTGTGATGGTGATGGAGGGTTCGGCCAGCCTGCCGACAGCCAATGAGGAGTAG